The Candidatus Bathyarchaeota archaeon genome includes a region encoding these proteins:
- a CDS encoding MFS transporter: MELFRWRYAYTVLTLCWLAWFMNFLIRMIVPPLLPLIKEDFQLTYTQIGLIATSFYLTYALMQIPSGILADRINRKWIIAPGIICFSIGTFLTGFAGNLGQIILFQALTGLGAGVYFAAGMSLITSYFHHSKRGKVLGIHDSAAPAGSILGPTFAGLLAATINWRAPFFACLIPGLVVGTLFWIFIKDPAVNKQQPRLESRMRAVLKRSFLTLLLVYIIGDVCYCGAITFIPTYLIEEGKISLETAGMLTSILFIAGLFGMVVLGSASDKFGRNAVIAASLLSAAIFTSAIVMITIPFLLALVLICFGFSLYGYFPVMSALLADLISEDKRGTAFGIVNAAGTAIGAVTPALVGYTIDVIGWKFAFLSLSAIVVLGAILASRTKNTAG, from the coding sequence ATGGAGTTATTTAGGTGGCGATATGCTTACACTGTACTCACTCTTTGTTGGTTAGCTTGGTTTATGAATTTCTTGATTCGAATGATTGTCCCCCCTCTTCTTCCCTTAATTAAGGAAGATTTCCAGTTAACATATACTCAAATTGGGTTGATAGCGACGAGTTTCTACTTGACTTACGCTCTAATGCAGATTCCGTCGGGTATACTTGCAGATAGAATTAATAGAAAATGGATAATAGCTCCGGGTATAATATGTTTTTCAATAGGGACTTTTCTAACAGGGTTTGCTGGAAATCTTGGACAAATCATATTGTTTCAGGCTTTAACAGGCCTAGGAGCGGGAGTTTATTTCGCTGCAGGGATGTCACTCATAACCAGTTATTTCCATCATTCGAAGCGTGGAAAAGTACTCGGCATACATGATAGTGCAGCGCCAGCTGGATCCATCCTCGGACCTACTTTTGCGGGTTTGCTTGCGGCGACGATAAACTGGCGCGCACCATTTTTCGCTTGCCTTATCCCTGGTTTAGTAGTTGGTACTCTATTTTGGATATTTATAAAAGATCCCGCTGTAAACAAGCAACAACCAAGATTGGAATCACGGATGCGCGCAGTGTTGAAACGATCCTTCTTAACACTCTTATTGGTTTATATTATCGGGGACGTCTGTTACTGCGGAGCAATAACTTTTATACCCACCTATCTAATTGAAGAAGGCAAAATAAGCCTCGAAACAGCTGGGATGCTTACTTCAATTCTTTTCATAGCTGGATTATTTGGAATGGTAGTTCTAGGCAGCGCTTCTGACAAGTTCGGAAGAAATGCGGTAATAGCTGCTTCTCTACTTTCCGCAGCAATATTTACTTCGGCCATAGTAATGATTACGATTCCATTTCTACTTGCGCTTGTCCTAATTTGTTTCGGATTTTCATTATATGGATATTTTCCGGTAATGTCTGCTTTATTGGCCGATTTAATTTCTGAGGATAAACGCGGGACTGCATTTGGAATCGTGAACGCAGCTGGAACTGCGATTGGCGCTGTAACGCCAGCCCTTGTTGGATATACTATAGATGTCATAGGTTGGAAGTTTGCTTTCCTCAGTTTATCCGCTATAGTGGTTCTCGGAGCTATACTAGCGAGCCGAACAAAAAATACTGCTGGGTAA